Within the Salvia hispanica cultivar TCC Black 2014 chromosome 4, UniMelb_Shisp_WGS_1.0, whole genome shotgun sequence genome, the region CAAAGCAAACCCATAAACACAAGCAGCCTCCAACACCTTTCCTTGCAGAATCAACTCATCAATCAATGCCTTAAACGGTATCCCTCTTGCCTTTCTGTGTTTATGCATCATCGCCAAAACTGCCAAAGCCTTGTCCACCTCACCGCAGCAACAAAGAGCATGAATAGCAATGTTGAAAGTGAAAGTCTTGGGTGAAAACCCAATCCCAATCATCTCATTCAAAACTTCAAAACCTCTTCTTTCCATGTCCCTCCCATTGCAGCACATGGCCTCAATCACCAGCTCATATGATTCTTGATATATGGGATACCTCCCATTCCTCATCTCATCAAACACATTGTATGCATCATTCAACACATACTTCTCCTTCCTAGCATGCCTGCACAAGCCCCTCACCAAGGTGTTCATCATCCTCTCATCCACGCGATACCCGTCTCCAACCATCTCCTTGTACGCCTGCATTGCAGCTCTAATTTTGCCCCATTTCAACAGCCCGTGCAGCAACGTGCTGTAGCTGATGTAGTCGGGGCTGCATTTCCTCGCTCTCATCCGCCTCAACAGGCCGAAACCGCGCAAGGGCTTCCCCTCCTTGAAGTAACCATTGAACAGAGTGTTGTACGTTACGACATTCGGCGTCAACTTCATCCTCAGAGCTTCACCGAGCAACTCGAACGCCTCATCCGAACGTCCTACTTTGCAAAAACCATCCATCATTGCAGTGTAAGTGTAGATATCCGGCTTGATTGAAGAGTTTTTTACGCTTAATAACAAGTCATAAGCCTCCTCTATTCTACCAACGTAGCACAGACCTTTCAACAAGCAGTTGTACGTGTTAATTGTGGGCTCGCACCCTATTTTAGACATTTCGTCGAACACCTCATATGCCTCCTTCAATCTTCCACTCTCACAAAAGGAGTTGATTACTGTGGTGAACGTGGCCACATTTGGCTCGAATCCATTCTCCAGCATCTCGTGAAGAGCGATTCTCGCTTCTATCATCGCCTTGTTCTTGCAGAAACCGTTCACCAAAATTGAATACGTCCGCACATCCGGGAATAAACCAAGAGACGATAAGGTAGACTTGAGCTTCCACGCCAATTCAACCTCATCCGACGAAATTAAGGAAACGAGTAGACGATTGAATTCAGCAATAGTTCGAATTTCCCCATATCTATTGACTTTCGCCAGTGCTTCGAGCTGTTTTGGAGATGTGGTAATAGTTTGAAGAAAATCTTCGAATTGCAGTGTTGTGGTGCTCGTGTGTCCGTAAAGATGGTGTTTATCTTTGATGGGAGCGGcgaataaatgaaatttccGGTGATGGATTGTGTTGGTGGAGTAGAAGTATGGCGGATTGAATGCAGAAAAATCGGGTGATTGATGAAGGAAAGTGGAGGGTGTTTGGCATCGGGAAGAAAGCATGGTTTGGGGAATTGAGAATAATGTGATGCAGAAATGGTTAATGGATAAGGAAATGATTCgtgagtttaatttaatttattttcgaCTTCGGTCATATACTCATACGTTGAGATGCccacggttcatgaaccggcggttccgattTTAGGAAATGTGGAACCAGAATCGAACTGTGAGGCTATTTCACgatttcggtttcggttcgaaaatcggcggttccggttttgaTTTCGATTTTTAcggtttttttggttttgaaccggcggttttaGGCAGTTTTGGCTCGATTTCACGGTTTTTCAGCGATTTTTCCCGGTTCcggcacggtttcggttccggaATTTTGGAACATGAACCGAACTACGGTTCCAAGAGTGACAGTTTCGATTCGTTTTAAATctcacggttccggttcggaaccgaaaccgtcgaTTACGGTTTCACGATTAACCGCCTGAACCGAAAACCTTGGGCATCTCTACTCATATGGAATTGCACTCTgacttgaaaatatttataaattacttcTAGTAATTAGGAGTATCTTTACAATTTTGAGGAATGTAATTAACAGAGTCCACATGAACTATAGTTTTATTAAagagagtattaaaaatttaatcctTAAATTGTgcactccatccgtcccattttaggagtcccggtttaccattttttaatgtcccactttaggagtcctggttGAAATATTCTAAATGGTAttagacctcacattccattaacttttttccactcacattttattataaaactaatataaaaaagtaggacccacattccactatcttttttcaccaatttttctttacatttcttaatactcGTGCCAAACTCAACCGaaactcctaaaatgggatggagggagtaataatattAACCGCGGTCTCCATTCTTTAAGAATATAGTAAGATGGGTCTTAtatttgaagtaatattaaaCGTGGGTTACATGTTTTGTTTTCACTTAGTCTAGTAGTATTGAAAATTGATATGATTGTAATATGTTTTAGTGTATTTGATTCATCACTAGGTTTGCCTTAATATAGGCCATATTACAACCGTGTGTATGGTAGGAAATAATCTATACATAGACAATGTAATTGTGTATCAATCACCTATTAATTGTGTATCAATTACTCACTAATTACgtatttttcttcctttcatCGTGTGCTTCTTTTGGTAAGTCTTTGTGACaagtaatactccatccgaAGATGatctcacttttctttttggtttgtcccaattaagatggcacattatttaaaatggaaatctctttatacaagtgagactttTATTCCagtaactttcttccacctacttttcttaacatttcttaaaacccgtgccggaatgaaatgggactcctattcgcggacggagggagtacttctcTAGAGATATTTACTAAATCCTCCCGCCAAGTGACTCCCTCAGGccccaaaaaatatatacttttagtttgacacgagttttaatgcaaaattggtaaataagagagaaaaaatagttaaagtattgttagtggagaatgagtcccacctcaatagagagaaaatagtttccaaaattagaaaatgcatattcttgtgagacggattaaaagaaaagaatgcatattcttgtgggacagatgaaatatttatttctcctAAATAAGGGGACGATCAATTGTTATACTTAGTTAATCTTCGCTCTTATCATAGCATTCACAATAAGGGGACGATCTCATCTCTGCACGATTGATAGTTAGATTGATCGTCCTCTATTGTGGGGTGACCCGCCGATTGACGGTCCCTCCCCAACGCCCTATGTTTCGCCCTCGCCGCATGCGATCAACGTCTATTGCAGGCGCAACCACCGATCTGgcacaattttatatttttttaaaaaaaaatttattaattttaccaTCTATATATACCCATTTTACACCACTATTTACCACCCCATTCTCtaatatttctctctctaacaaTGAATCCAGATGGAAGTCCTTCGTACCCCAACGTTACCCCATACTCAGGCCGGCCCCCGTATCCCCGCACACCTTCGATGTACCCCAATGGTACCTACTACTTCTTAGTACGATAAAAGTACAATGGTTTTTCTTATAGTAGATATCCAAATATGTTCtaactctctccgtcccactgaaaatcaattattttcttttttggtttgtcccaattaagatgactcattactaaaaatgaaaatacttttatctctactttattccctctctattactttattctctctacttaacacacaaaattaaGTTGCAGAAAATCGTGTGCCGCTCAAGGaagggtcatcttccttggaatGGAGGGAACTTCTTATTTATAAAgtatataatgatattatttcttattttgtgtgtgaagtggagagagtaaagttagagagatggaataatgtagagataaaagtgttttcatttttagtaatggaccatcttagttgggacaaactaaaggGAAAGTAAGTTATTTTCagtgggacgaaggaagtatttCAATTGATTAATTGACACAATGAAGGTAGTGCTCGGAAATGATCGAGTAAAATTTACCTACATAAAAGCATCCGCAGTGGTgctcttgcggaagagcagGAGCCGTGCCGTCGGCATGGTGAGTGACGTGCTCGCCGCTGCACTCTTGCCgtcggcacggacgtgctcttggGCGTCATTTTTTatcgttaattttttttaattcgtaaaaaatcgaaaataatccaaaaaataaaaaaaaatactatatattttctgATTCCGAAAAGTATAGCCGTTTTATGgccttttttcaatttatttttattttttttattgtttatctCCAAATCATCTATAGATAtccacattcatcatccattttctacatcaaataatttctcaCTCATATATACTTCTATCAGTTTTTAacttttaggattttaattatttagtaatttgtaatagtatttttggtattttgaatgcattttaatactgtgaaaatgtttttagtaattgaaatatttaaattgaaaaatcaaaatggtgAGACTCATGAATAGTGTAAGCATGTCTTGCGGAAGAACACAGATGTGGATGTTGAGCTCTTGCGAAAGagcatgaaattaaaaatgaataaagatgGATCCGGGCCTACATCCATGCTCTTGCGCATGAGCATGGGCaattaaaatgatgtgtagtTACAAAATCTAGTTGCCGGAATTTTCATctttattatagtaataatacatacataaagtgtgagtaaaataaaaatccgaataataaaaaacgATTAATCATGAAATTAAACCCTCAAAGATCTGCTAAAATTCTTGGAAAAAAAGGGACTCTTGTTGGTCTCAGATTGTCCATCTTTTGTGGGCCCTTTTCTCCCAAGAATCGGAGTGAACAACTTCCTCATCACCTTCTGAAATCCGGCAGCCCTCCGCGTTTGCTTCACCTTCACCGGCGGCGCATGACGCCGCGCCACCGGCGTCTCCGACAGACTCCGCCCCAGCATTGCGTTGTTGAGCTGCACCTCAAACGACAGCCGCTCGTACTCATCCAGCAACGTGCTTTGCTCGTCCCCAAATCTCTTGAAAATCTCCGCGATTTCTTCCACTTTCGCCATCGATCCCAAATCTTCACTTACTACTATATGTCtatatagggatgtaatcaaatgctaactctatatatataacatgCGAGTGTTGTTTCTGAAAATCTTGGGGGAATTTAGACAGAGGGAATCAGTTATAGACAAACTCACAAGCAAAGTAACTggtgaacaaaaaaaaaagcgaTCAAGAATCGGacagtagtactatttaaaatgGATAGGTGATTTTTAGTTATTGAGATTGTcagaattttatttagtgtaacaattattattataggtGGGAATTTATAGCGATGGATGCGTCGTTCAAACTTGTTTGTGTGCATGTCGttgagttatttaatttttgcattcgaattttgatttttaaaatctgaTTTCGtcttaattatgaatttgtatCTTTTCAATACGATTGTTGTTTAGTcgtattaataaattatgccCAATTTGTGAGCTCGATCGATTTTATATAAACCATGGCAAGCGTATGATTAAACACCATTAATCGAGGTTGGTGTTTTGAGTAAATTTTAGTTCACCATGAGCTTCGATTCGAGAGAATAGAAcataatttatgaaatgtaaaagaaagttagattaaaaaaaatagtaggatgtgaatcttatttttatatactagttttataataaaatgtagtgAAATGTGGGATTTAtaaccatttatggaatatttcaattgTGACTCCTAAAGTGGACACCCAAAAGTGGTAAGCCGAGACTCTTAAAGTgtgacagagggagtactaatatataatctaggattgagttgtgagactATTTTAGTTGAAGGGGGTTgtctatgactaattatcccataaTTATTCATCTGAGATTGAGTTGTAGGtttcaatctcatgaaccaaacatattACATATGGAATATCAAGATACAATCTCGTAAACCGAACAACTCCTATGAAGATATATGTTGGGATgtgatagaaatccatgggttccatcctaaaaccaattggtgataggaggagggGGCCATGAGAAGGAGGGgcccatgagacttatatactagtttcagttttctcttgacaccgatgtgggacagttgttatatttttaatttcaattgccaacacccTCCCTCAAACCCTTCAAGGTGAACCTTGGAGGTTGGACTTTATCTAATCGATTGGACAATCAGCCCAATTGTTTCTGATCGGTTGGACCACTTGGCCCAAATTTTTAAGTCCAGATATACTGTCGGGTCAGTCATTTTTTCGGTTTCGGCCCAGATATACTGCTGGGTCAGTTAAATTTGACCCACAGTCGGCgacccgctctgataccatgatagaaatctatgggttccatcctaaaaccaattggtgataggaggagggGCCCATTagacttatatactagttttagttttctcttgacacctgttatatttttaatttcaattgccaacaggATGgttaatttaaacaaattagtTCAAATTTCAATCGGCAAGTCAATTAATCGAAACAATATCATTGTATAATctgttactactattattttatttagatagATTTTTCTGTTACAATCGATTACTAAATCTTAATCACTAATTggaataaaaattttagttatcAAATTACCGATAATCATCTAACTGAAGACTCATcctaaatatatttatcattgtCCGAAAAATGACTTTGACGTATAATTATGtagtttttttagtttttttttttttttttttttcctgcaGTTATTCCAACTTAATTAGCGTGTAGTAAGGGCGCTTGAGGCCAAAATAACTGTTATTGTGCCACTTTATGCTTTCGTGAATTCCTTTGTGTTTCATTGGAAGTAGAAGTTTCCTCAGCAAAAAGGCCAGGCCATGCAActttatatttcacttttttacaCAAAATTAGTTGGGGTTGTggtaaaaagaaatgtgtagACATAATTATAGCACTACACTATGGTCCTCTAGAAATATTCTTATACACAAAATCAATCATCGAGTCAGAAAATCTATTCTCGAACTAAAATAATTGGTGTTGTAGTAAAAGAGATTAATAACTATAAGAATATGGTAgtgtataaatttataagttataaaaGCACTCACTATGAGACAGGCTCTGGGATGGGCTCTCATATCAGGGAGATAGACCCGGAGATTGGCTCAGGAGATAGGACACCATTGTAAATGCACTAAGGTGCGTGTGATGATATTTtactctattttaattttctaataatcCAAATGCCTATGTCGCAACATGTAGGCCTCTAGTCaatcaataattatatatgtgattATATCTAAGGTATTCTATCTTTTTGATAGGATTTGAATCCTATCGAAGTGATTAGAGCACACGAAAttgtgaagaa harbors:
- the LOC125219521 gene encoding pentatricopeptide repeat-containing protein At1g62680, mitochondrial-like; translated protein: MLSSRCQTPSTFLHQSPDFSAFNPPYFYSTNTIHHRKFHLFAAPIKDKHHLYGHTSTTTLQFEDFLQTITTSPKQLEALAKVNRYGEIRTIAEFNRLLVSLISSDEVELAWKLKSTLSSLGLFPDVRTYSILVNGFCKNKAMIEARIALHEMLENGFEPNVATFTTVINSFCESGRLKEAYEVFDEMSKIGCEPTINTYNCLLKGLCYVGRIEEAYDLLLSVKNSSIKPDIYTYTAMMDGFCKVGRSDEAFELLGEALRMKLTPNVVTYNTLFNGYFKEGKPLRGFGLLRRMRARKCSPDYISYSTLLHGLLKWGKIRAAMQAYKEMVGDGYRVDERMMNTLVRGLCRHARKEKYVLNDAYNVFDEMRNGRYPIYQESYELVIEAMCCNGRDMERRGFEVLNEMIGIGFSPKTFTFNIAIHALCCCGEVDKALAVLAMMHKHRKARGIPFKALIDELILQGKVLEAACVYGFALKKGVVPKWKPQLRTCSVS